The following proteins come from a genomic window of Proteiniphilum propionicum:
- a CDS encoding DUF4382 domain-containing protein, with product MLFNAIKNSLLVALLLLLITACQNNDPGENAAWLRIKLTDAASPVIKELYLDINGIEVFVNDSKNSKGEWIPVSFQGSEYNLFKLMNGRTVLLAEQYIPAGGVLQKIKLIPGSNSRMISNTSQSISLQLPPEIREGIIIDNVNAELYANIISSIVIDVNASLSVRELNGNYFIYPVARAFSETFGGKLRGFVEPVEAAAFIAVVHDTDTFMTLPEADGMFMFTGLAEGTWEVHMIANPLANYRDTVFTDTIVQGQITEIRPKPVRLKPV from the coding sequence ATGCTGTTTAACGCAATTAAAAATAGTTTGTTGGTTGCTCTTTTACTGCTGCTTATCACTGCTTGTCAGAATAATGACCCCGGTGAGAATGCCGCATGGCTGCGAATCAAGCTTACTGATGCTGCTTCTCCTGTCATTAAAGAGCTTTATCTTGATATAAATGGGATAGAGGTGTTTGTCAACGATTCTAAAAACAGTAAAGGCGAATGGATACCTGTCAGCTTTCAGGGAAGTGAATACAACTTGTTTAAACTGATGAACGGCAGAACTGTCTTGCTTGCGGAACAGTACATTCCTGCGGGGGGAGTACTTCAAAAAATAAAACTTATACCCGGAAGTAATAGCAGGATGATTTCCAATACTTCACAGTCAATATCGCTGCAGCTGCCACCCGAAATAAGGGAAGGGATAATTATAGATAATGTTAATGCAGAGCTCTATGCAAATATAATATCCAGTATTGTTATTGATGTAAACGCCTCTCTGTCTGTACGTGAATTGAACGGAAACTATTTTATATATCCAGTGGCAAGGGCATTTTCTGAAACATTCGGAGGTAAGTTGCGTGGATTTGTGGAACCAGTTGAAGCTGCTGCATTCATAGCTGTGGTGCATGATACAGATACTTTCATGACACTTCCCGAAGCAGATGGTATGTTTATGTTTACAGGCCTGGCAGAAGGGACATGGGAGGTACATATGATCGCTAATCCACTGGCTAACTACCGTGATACGGTTTTCACCGACACCATTGTTCAGGGACAAATAACTGAAATAAGGCCTAAACCAGTTCGATTGAAACCTGTCTGA